From Streptomyces sp. 6-11-2, one genomic window encodes:
- a CDS encoding cyclic nucleotide-binding domain-containing protein, with the protein MTSTTTRAAALPAEHRARLMRFARETSFDMGARLFQEGRHADRFWIIRTGTVALDLHVPGRSAAVIESLGHGELVGWSWHFPPHVWQLGAEATSPVRAYEFDAEAVRTLCGEDPEFGRAVAVWVGGVVAHRLQAARIRLLDLYAPYGSGGR; encoded by the coding sequence ATGACCTCCACCACCACCCGGGCCGCGGCCCTTCCGGCCGAGCACCGTGCGCGGCTCATGCGGTTCGCCCGCGAGACCTCCTTCGACATGGGCGCCCGTCTGTTCCAGGAGGGCCGGCACGCCGACCGGTTCTGGATCATCCGGACCGGCACCGTCGCCCTCGACCTGCACGTCCCGGGCCGGAGCGCCGCCGTCATCGAATCGCTGGGCCACGGCGAACTGGTCGGCTGGTCCTGGCACTTCCCGCCCCATGTGTGGCAGCTGGGCGCCGAGGCCACGAGCCCGGTGCGGGCCTACGAGTTCGACGCCGAGGCCGTGCGCACGCTGTGCGGGGAGGATCCCGAGTTCGGTCGCGCCGTCGCCGTCTGGGTCGGCGGTGTGGTCGCCCACCGGCTGCAGGCGGCCCGCATCCGGCTGCTCGACCTGTACGCCCCCTACGGCAGCGGGGGCAGGTGA
- a CDS encoding CBS domain-containing protein: protein MHGSPHIVSDVMTHTVVAVGRDAPFKEMINLMAQWKVSALPVLEGEGRVIGVVSEADLLPKEEFRDSDPDRFTQLRRLPDLAKAGAVTAEELMTSPAVTVHSDATLAEAARIMAQRRVKRLPVVSGEGMLEGMVSRGDLLKVFLRSDDDLAEEVRREIVSYLFPAPLEPIHIGVRDGVVTLTGRIRDTSLVPVAARLVRAIEGVVDVECDLTSGPALTEPR, encoded by the coding sequence GTGCACGGCAGCCCGCACATCGTGAGCGACGTCATGACGCACACCGTCGTGGCCGTGGGCCGTGACGCCCCGTTCAAGGAGATGATCAACCTCATGGCGCAGTGGAAGGTCAGTGCCCTTCCGGTGCTGGAGGGCGAGGGACGCGTGATCGGTGTCGTGTCCGAGGCCGACCTGCTGCCCAAGGAGGAGTTCCGGGACAGCGATCCCGACCGTTTCACCCAGCTGCGCCGGCTGCCCGACCTGGCCAAGGCGGGCGCGGTGACGGCCGAGGAGCTGATGACGTCCCCGGCGGTCACCGTCCACTCCGACGCCACTCTCGCCGAGGCCGCGCGCATCATGGCCCAGCGCCGGGTCAAGCGGCTGCCCGTCGTCAGCGGCGAGGGAATGCTGGAGGGCATGGTCAGCCGGGGCGACCTGCTGAAGGTGTTCCTGCGGTCGGACGACGACCTCGCCGAGGAGGTCCGCCGGGAGATCGTCTCCTACCTCTTCCCCGCGCCGCTCGAACCGATCCACATCGGCGTACGCGACGGCGTGGTCACGCTCACCGGCCGGATCCGGGACACCTCGCTGGTGCCCGTGGCCGCCCGCCTGGTGCGGGCCATCGAGGGAGTCGTCGACGTCGAGTGCGACCTGACGAGCGGTCCGGCGCTGACCGAACCGCGCTGA